In the Telopea speciosissima isolate NSW1024214 ecotype Mountain lineage chromosome 6, Tspe_v1, whole genome shotgun sequence genome, GCCCTTTAATCCATTCATGTGCTACTTGTCCAGCTCCCAAAGGACCCCTCCATCTTCTGCAAGGCCAGTGAAATTTTTTAGCTTTAAACTTCAATTCAAAACACAGTGCAGGAAACATAAGTAGTGACAAAGATCTACATAAGCAACAACACTGAGCCTATAAGCAGTAACTACTTTCCATCCATAACTACTAAGTACATAAGGTTCCTTTTTTTTCAATAGAACTgttagcccccccccccctttttttttcttttgttgaagATCTGCTCTCTGCCTTGAATTTGGGGGGGAGCACTTTTTTGTTCCGCATCATGGaatatttttccctttctaGTTTCCACGAAATAATGACCAACACATTTTAAAACTAGGAACGGTACACTAGCACATGAACAACATGTTCTGGAGTGTTTTGGGCACAGCTGGAATGCCCCAATCCTGTTCTAGGTACAATGCCATACAGGCCCAAAGTATCCAAAAATCATTATATTggctatctctctctctccctcaacaGTTGTTAAACTGGTGTCAGTTCTATAGGGGTACTATTGTAATGGTCTTTTAGTTCTCTCTCCTATAGTGTAAAGTAAACTTAAGTCTAGTCTTAAGTTGTGGACCCAAgggtctatttgtaatttctgGTTTTCTAATTAATATATAAACTTCCCCCTACCCACGGTTTCAATATTCTGCTCCTCACTGAAACAGTGGGCAGTATTCTCTCAAcatgtcttctcttctcttctcttctctccctcttacGACCAGGTGCTAATTCAGGTACTGTAATTGTTACAGTAGTTGATGTTACTGCATTTATTGGGATGCACAAACAATCCACAAGACCAAATTGTGGGTTGAAAAACTGAGTTTGTAACTAGAAGAACAATACaacaattcagccttatcccaactaattgGGGTCAGCTGTAACTAGAAGAACAATACAGCCCCTAAatcaagacaccacattttgaggTTTTATTATCACTCACATGGGAGAATAAGGCATACCTTTGATTTTCTTGTCTATCCACATTTCCACCAACATCCCGGCACCAACTCCAGCAACACAGATTGCTCCATAGACGGCAATGGCAGAGGGTAAGGATCTTCGGGGAAGGAAATAGTAGTCTGGGACTTgccttatttttttggggagcCGTTTCTTCACAACTGGTCCACTGTTAGATCCATCAATTGAACCACCACCCACAGTTTTCCAATCCACACCCTTTAGTAAGTCTTTGGGCTCCTCAGTTGCCATGGCCAGACAACTAGTTTGCTTTCTTTTCTGTAAAATCAGAGCCACCAACTTCAGTTGTGATTCAAAAAAATCAGGAAGTTAAGAAAAGGCACAGAAAAGCATGACTATGCATTGGCCCACGGTAAAGGGTATGTAATTAGGAGGAGCATCTCTGAAAATCATAGTAATAATGGGAATGATAGGACTCTAGTAAATAAACATTATCAGTATGTGGCAAATCCCAATAGAGTAACCAGATTCTTATGAAcagttttataaattttcatatTGCAGACATCCTGGGAACCTATATATTACCCAAAGTATTTTGAGTTTTGCAGGTAGGAAGATAAGAGAATATGTATTactctttctttgttttgacAATGGGTAGAAACTCATATTATCCCAGTACTGGAAGATTAAACTATCAAATTTGAACACTCTGCAGTCTGCACAGAATTGATAAGAATGGTTGAGTTTACAAAAGCAAATAACTGAACAGAAGAAGTACAATCAATTAGCAACTGACACACAGCTCATGCAACCGAGGCTAGTGGTAACCTTCCTTAATTCTGTACACCTCAATAAACCTCATCTATcctcattttttgttcaaactgTGACTTCTTGACCTTATCCGAAGCAATCTGATGCAGAaaagtcacttagagggcttattttagtggaaataaaccttgggttgggttatgcaTGTCCGGGGCCTTTGATTCTATATGTTTAcattgtaattggccaatttaacaagcctaaaatatggatagaaattaggaaaacgaatttacttcattagtttagttagagtcctatttttgagtctcttttctttattacttca is a window encoding:
- the LOC122664093 gene encoding uncharacterized protein LOC122664093; protein product: MRIDEKRKQTSCLAMATEEPKDLLKGVDWKTVGGGSIDGSNSGPVVKKRLPKKIRQVPDYYFLPRRSLPSAIAVYGAICVAGVGAGMLVEMWIDKKIKEDGGVLWELDK